In one window of Patescibacteria group bacterium DNA:
- a CDS encoding zinc-ribbon domain containing protein encodes MTKQCQQCSKTFQITDSDQAFYQKIVVPAPTLCPDCRQQRRLTWCNEMILYPGECQLCHKKILTIYKPNSPYVSYCRACWWSDKWDPLDYGSEIDLTKPFFPQLQALDQCIPHQATDVGGNNENSDYTNYAGDNKNCYLIFHADLNENCLYTYGLKQSKDTMDGYNNFNCELCYNCIDCHDSYNLKWSQDCLNCSDSFMLKDCVGCHDCFGSVGLRNQKYYWLNKQLTEVEYNHRLEAINFGSHSQVQYWLEKIHQYQVTRFYKYQQSNKTEDCTGNNIYQSKNVLASYDCREVENSKFCSQLSMHVKDSYDYYQYGLNAELIYDCTIVGGNCYNIKFCHQVFDGSSNMEYCISSSGCKNCFGSVSLRQKEFCILNRSYAASEYYELRTKLITAMQDRGEYGQYFPAVISPFGYNETSAQWWFPLTQSMAQAQGYHWQEQLPSTVGQETMTILPDDIKEVNDDILTAILACQNCRKNYKITTHELEYYRARIIPLPNICFYCRHLQRRFLRNPRQLWQRQCMCTQIDHKHAGRCAVNFETTYSPDRKEILYCEDCYQKEAV; translated from the coding sequence ATGACCAAACAATGTCAACAGTGCAGTAAAACTTTTCAAATCACAGATTCCGATCAGGCTTTTTATCAGAAGATTGTTGTACCAGCACCAACCTTGTGTCCAGATTGCCGACAACAGCGGCGCCTGACATGGTGTAATGAAATGATTTTATATCCAGGAGAGTGTCAATTGTGTCACAAAAAAATTCTGACCATTTATAAACCAAATTCGCCTTATGTTTCATATTGTCGTGCTTGTTGGTGGAGTGATAAGTGGGATCCATTAGACTATGGCAGTGAGATTGATTTAACTAAACCTTTTTTTCCGCAATTGCAAGCACTTGATCAATGTATTCCACATCAAGCGACTGATGTTGGTGGAAACAATGAAAATAGCGATTATACAAATTATGCCGGTGATAATAAAAATTGTTACTTAATCTTTCATGCTGACCTCAACGAAAACTGTCTATACACTTACGGCCTAAAACAATCCAAAGATACCATGGATGGTTATAATAATTTCAACTGTGAGCTTTGCTATAACTGTATAGATTGTCATGATTCGTATAATCTCAAGTGGTCGCAAGATTGTTTGAATTGTTCGGACAGTTTCATGCTTAAGGATTGTGTGGGTTGTCATGATTGCTTTGGATCGGTTGGTTTACGTAACCAAAAATATTATTGGTTGAATAAGCAGCTCACTGAGGTTGAGTATAATCATCGTCTCGAAGCCATAAATTTTGGTTCGCACAGCCAAGTTCAGTATTGGTTGGAAAAAATACATCAATATCAAGTGACGAGGTTTTACAAATATCAACAAAGCAACAAGACGGAAGATTGCACCGGTAATAACATTTATCAAAGCAAAAATGTCTTGGCTAGTTATGATTGCCGAGAAGTGGAGAACAGTAAATTCTGTTCGCAGTTATCCATGCACGTAAAAGATAGTTATGACTACTATCAGTATGGTTTAAATGCCGAATTGATCTATGACTGCACCATTGTCGGGGGTAACTGTTATAACATTAAGTTTTGTCACCAAGTGTTTGATGGTAGCAGTAACATGGAATACTGTATCAGCTCATCTGGCTGTAAAAACTGTTTTGGGTCTGTGTCATTAAGACAAAAAGAATTTTGCATTTTAAATCGGTCATATGCGGCGAGTGAATATTATGAATTACGTACTAAGTTAATAACGGCCATGCAAGACCGTGGTGAATATGGACAATACTTTCCTGCGGTGATCAGTCCATTTGGCTACAATGAAACCTCTGCTCAATGGTGGTTCCCACTAACTCAATCTATGGCACAAGCTCAGGGCTATCATTGGCAAGAGCAATTACCTAGTACAGTTGGACAAGAAACAATGACCATTTTACCGGATGATATTAAGGAAGTGAATGATGATATATTGACTGCAATTCTAGCCTGCCAAAATTGCCGCAAAAACTACAAGATTACCACCCATGAACTAGAGTATTACCGTGCGCGTATTATTCCACTACCAAATATTTGTTTTTACTGTCGTCATCTGCAACGTCGATTTTTACGTAATCCTCGCCAGCTCTGGCAGCGTCAATGCATGTGCACACAAATTGACCATAAACATGCAGGCCGTTGTGCCGTGAACTTTGAAACAACCTATTCGCCAGACCGTAAGGAGATTCTCTATTGTGAAGACTGTTATCAAAAAGAAGCAGTATGA
- a CDS encoding zinc-ribbon domain containing protein: MTKQCQQCSKTFQITASDQVFYQKISVPAPTLCPDCRQQRRLAWRNEHTMFNRPCDLCHKPIISIYPAETVYTIYCSDCWLSDQWTALDYGQEIDFAQPFFTQWNKLFKAVPKMALTVIANENSNYVNMTGHCKDCYLVFAGDYDEDCLYSSQIIKSISCVDTLNCIESEDCYEVVDVEKCYRLWFAQNCKHCTDSLFLFDCRGCTDCLFSTNLRNKQYYIYNKHYSPEAYTQEKGLIMEKLRQGKLTELLTKFEELKIKAIHRPLEQASSEQVSGDFIFNSHAAYQCYDVTGIDQCAYVYTGFHVKDLMDVCHTTDIELAYEGSSLGYQSYNCKFSIGAWSATNCVYSIEIEKGHDLFGCVGLKQEKFCILNKPYSETDYKQLQQKLITHMKQTGEWGEFFPITMSPFAYNESMAQMWYPLTSEQTRNHGWLWRENTSAAGSSVTNSNTLVCAVTGKPYRTVQAELDFYQRMGLPIPQLCPDERRRQRFQLRNPRQLWQRQCMCTQIDHSHHGRCSTEFSTTYSPERKELVYCEGCYQKEVT, translated from the coding sequence ATGACCAAACAATGTCAACAGTGCAGTAAAACTTTTCAAATCACAGCTTCCGATCAGGTTTTTTATCAGAAGATTTCTGTACCAGCACCAACCTTGTGTCCAGATTGTCGGCAACAGCGGCGCTTGGCGTGGCGGAATGAGCATACGATGTTTAATCGGCCGTGTGATCTTTGTCATAAACCAATAATCTCAATTTATCCAGCTGAAACAGTCTATACAATATATTGTTCCGATTGTTGGTTATCAGATCAATGGACTGCTTTAGATTATGGTCAAGAGATTGATTTCGCGCAGCCATTTTTTACGCAATGGAATAAACTTTTCAAAGCCGTTCCAAAGATGGCTTTAACAGTCATTGCTAATGAGAATTCCAATTATGTTAATATGACCGGACATTGCAAAGATTGTTATTTGGTCTTTGCCGGAGATTACGATGAAGATTGTTTGTATTCTAGTCAGATCATAAAATCGATTAGTTGTGTGGATACTTTGAATTGCATTGAAAGTGAAGATTGTTATGAGGTAGTTGATGTGGAAAAATGTTATCGTTTGTGGTTTGCGCAAAATTGTAAGCATTGTACCGATAGCTTGTTTTTGTTCGATTGTCGTGGTTGCACCGATTGTTTATTCTCTACCAATTTAAGAAATAAACAATATTATATTTATAATAAACATTATTCACCGGAGGCATATACACAAGAGAAGGGCCTGATTATGGAGAAATTAAGACAGGGTAAACTGACTGAATTGTTAACAAAATTTGAGGAACTAAAGATCAAGGCTATTCATCGGCCATTAGAGCAAGCCAGCAGCGAGCAAGTATCGGGTGATTTTATTTTTAATTCGCATGCTGCTTATCAGTGTTACGATGTAACTGGTATCGATCAGTGTGCTTATGTGTATACTGGTTTTCATGTGAAAGATTTAATGGATGTTTGTCATACTACCGATATAGAATTAGCTTATGAAGGTAGTAGTTTGGGGTATCAATCATATAACTGTAAATTTTCCATAGGTGCGTGGTCGGCGACTAACTGTGTGTATAGTATCGAAATTGAAAAAGGCCATGATTTGTTTGGGTGTGTTGGGTTAAAGCAAGAAAAATTTTGCATTCTTAATAAACCCTACTCAGAAACCGATTATAAACAGTTACAGCAAAAGTTGATTACCCATATGAAGCAAACCGGCGAATGGGGTGAATTCTTTCCAATCACAATGTCACCGTTTGCTTATAATGAATCGATGGCGCAAATGTGGTACCCATTAACGTCTGAGCAAACACGTAATCATGGTTGGTTGTGGCGGGAAAATACGAGTGCAGCGGGCTCTAGTGTAACAAACAGTAACACCTTAGTTTGCGCCGTGACTGGTAAACCATATCGCACTGTGCAGGCCGAATTGGATTTTTATCAGCGTATGGGTTTACCAATTCCACAGTTGTGTCCAGATGAACGGCGTCGACAACGCTTTCAGCTACGCAATCCGCGACAACTGTGGCAACGGCAGTGTATGTGCACCCAAATTGATCACAGTCATCACGGGCGGTGCAGCACAGAATTTTCTACTACCTATTCACCGGAGCGTAAAGAATTAGTTTACTGTGAAGGTTGTTATCAGAAAGAGGTGACATAA